In Rutidosis leptorrhynchoides isolate AG116_Rl617_1_P2 chromosome 2, CSIRO_AGI_Rlap_v1, whole genome shotgun sequence, one genomic interval encodes:
- the LOC139890632 gene encoding autophagy-related protein 18b, with amino-acid sequence MATTSSASNPVLCASFNQDYSCFVIGTKDGFRIFDSNSGRLLYERVIGAFVIVEMLFSSSFLAIVGAGEQASLSPRRLCLFDTKTGTAMRELNFLTSILAVRVNRKRLVVVLQEKTFIYDINSTVILDTIDTVPNLKGLCAFSPSLDGCFLALPASTTKGSVLVYNVMDLHSHCEIDAHRSPLAAIVFSSDGMYIATASEQGTIIRVHSVSEAAKSYSFRRGTYPSTVFSLSFGPSIGLPDILLATSFSGSVHAFFLGLAIDQRSKRSSTFLGSIIPDSVGDVLDATHHHVLHNGVAPGVKSYAVIRKVDKAADTSASESNAIYRATVSIITYNGYFLEYILNINNRNEPSWTLDREFNLLTAISESGSSSS; translated from the exons ATGGCAACAACTAGTTCTGCTTCAAAtccggttttatgtgcttctttcaATCAAGATTATAG TTGCTTTGTAATTGGGACCAAAGATGGTTTCAGAATCTTTGATTCGAACTCGGGAAGACTTTTATATGAAAGAG TTATTGGAGCGTTTGTTATTGTTGAAATGCTTTTCAGCTCTAGTTTTCTGGCCATCGTTGGAGCTGGTGAGCAG GCATCTTTATCTCCTAGGCGTTTATGCTTGTTCGATACCAAAACTGGAACTGCTATGCGGGAACTAAATTTTTTAACCTCAATTCTTGCCGTTCGTGTAAATAGAAAAAG GCTGGTAGTGGTTTTGCAAGAAAAGACATTCATATATGACATAAATAGTACCGTTATCTTAGACACGATCGATACAGTGCCAAACTTAAAAG GACTTTGTGCATTTTCTCCAAGTTTGGATGGGTGCTTTCTAGCTCTTCCTGCAAGCACCACAAAAGGGTCGGTTTTGGTCTACAATGTTATGGATCTACATTCACACTGTGAG ATTGACGCACATCGTTCGCCATTGGCTGCAATAGTATTTTCTTCTGATGGGATGTACATAGCAACAGCATCTGAACAGGGGACTATAATCAGGGTTCATTCTGTTTCAGAAGCAGCAAAG TCATATAGTTTTCGAAGGGGAACATACCCATCAACCGTATTTTCATTATCGTTTGGGCCGTCCATTGGGCTTCCTGATATTTTACTAGCTACAAGCTTTTCAGGCTCTGTTCATGCCTTCTTTCTAGGGCTCGCTATAGATCAAAG AAGTAAAAGGTCAAGTACCTTTCTTGGATCAATTATTCCAGATTCTGTTGGTGACGTACTTGATGCAACTCATCATCATGTTCTTCATAATGGCGTTGCACCCGGAGTTAAGAG TTATGCGGTGATTCGTAAGGTCGACAAAGCTGCTGACACATCTGCCTCTGAGTCTAATGCAATTTACAG AGCAACAGTATCCATAATTACGTACAACGGATATTTTCTGGAGTACATCCTAAATATAAACAATAGGAATGAGCCTTCATGGACTTTGGATCGAGAGTTCAATCTTCTAACAGCAATCTCTGAAAGCGGGTCCAGCTCATCGTGA